The following coding sequences are from one Ornithodoros turicata isolate Travis chromosome 1, ASM3712646v1, whole genome shotgun sequence window:
- the LOC135377761 gene encoding phosphatidylinositol glycan anchor biosynthesis class U protein-like isoform X2, with the protein MLSSQIFLSPDSVNNMAGTLWIVFIGFIVRFCLMFTSIRKLVAERIEVSTPLNAWRRVTEGVYLQRIHTSPYDGDVFHEPPLLLWLYNGLGLTAASAETTLLPFYFSVCDVLTAVLLGVAAKKSMEHMVEQERRLVKVESAKDLFLTSSAVIDVPQLVMTVYLLSPYSIVNCVGMATTVFSNLLIALSFACTVYGHWVPTAIALAIETYKSFYPMMLLVPALLYFTEVNTTKNRTSRWYPIPVVLATISLFASVLMGLLYASYCVCGSWSFIPSTYGFIWSVPDLTPNIGLFWYFFTEVFEHFRTFFLWTFQLNAFVYVLPLAICLRKDPILLFLVVLALIAVFKSYPSIGDVALYTSLLPLWKHVFPHMKQYFLIGCIFIACTALAPILWHLWIYANSANANFYFGTTLAFNTGQIFLITDLLFAHMKRRYYIENGGPKELEAKELRLELH; encoded by the exons ATGCTTTCCTCACAAATATTCCTCTCACCTGATTCTGTCAACAACATGGCCGGTACCCTGTGGATTGTTTTCATTGGCTTTATTGTGCGCTTCTGCTTAATGTTCACATCAATACGAAAGCTAGTAGCAGAGAGAATAGAGGTGTCAACTCCGTTAAATGCATGGCGAAGAG TCACCGAAGGCGTTTATCTGCAAAGAATTCATACTTCCCCGTATGATGGTGATGTATTTCACGAG CCTCCGCTTCTGCTGTGGTTGTACAATGGTTTGGGTTTGACAGCTGCTTCAGCCGAAACTACCTTACTACCGTTTTACTTCTCC GTATGTGATGTGCTCACTGCAGTGTTACTTGGAGTTGCTGCAAAGAAAAGTATGGAACATATG GTGGAGCAAGAAAGAAGACTTGTAAAAGTAGAATCTGCGAAAGACCTTTTCCTGACGTCCAGTGCAGTTATTGATGTTCCCCAGCTGGTGATGACTGT GTACCTGCTCTCACCGTACAGTATTGTAAATTGTGTAGGCATGGCAACGACAGTTTTTTCAAACTTGCTCATTGCACTTTCTTTTGCTTGCACAGTATATG GTCATTGGGTTCCGACAGCAATCGCACTTGCTATTGAAACATACAAGTCATTTTACCCTATGATGCTTCTTGTGCCAGCACTGCTATATTTCACTGAG GTGAATACAACTAAAAATCGCACCTCACGATGGTACCCTATACCAGTTGTTTTGGCAACTATCTCTTTATTTGCATCAGTGTTGATGGGCTTGCTGTATGCTTCTTACTGTGTCTGTGGGTCATGGAGTTTCATCCCATCTACATATGGTTTCAT ATGGTCTGTGCCCGACCTAACACCAAACATTGGTCTCTTCTGGTACTTCTTCACTGAAGTGTTTGAACACTTCCGAACATTTTTCTTGTGGACGTTCCAGCTGAATGCTTTTGTATATGTACTGCCACTGGCAATATGCCTAAG GAAAGATCCTATTCTGTTGTTCTTGGTCGTGCTGGCACTTATTGCAGTGTTCAAGTCCTATCCCAGTATTGGAGATGTGGCACTGTACACTTCTTTGCTCCCTCTGTGGAAGCATGTGTTTCCAC ATATGAAGCAATACTTTCTCATTGGCTGCATCTTCATTGCTTGTACTGCCCTAGCTCCAATCCTGTGGCACTTGTGGATCTATGCTAACAGTGCCAACGCAAATTTTTATTTCGGCACTACCCTAGCATTTAATACTGGTCAG ATATTCCTTATTACGGATTTGCTATTTGCTCACATGAAGAGGAGGTACTACATCGAGAATGGGGGTCCCAAAGAACTTGAAGCAAAGGAGTTGAGATTGGAACTCCACTGA
- the LOC135377761 gene encoding phosphatidylinositol glycan anchor biosynthesis class U protein-like isoform X1, with the protein MLSSQIFLSPDSVNNMAGTLWIVFIGFIVRFCLMFTSIRKLVAERIEVSTPLNAWRRVTEGVYLQRIHTSPYDGDVFHESSFQPPLLLWLYNGLGLTAASAETTLLPFYFSVCDVLTAVLLGVAAKKSMEHMVEQERRLVKVESAKDLFLTSSAVIDVPQLVMTVYLLSPYSIVNCVGMATTVFSNLLIALSFACTVYGHWVPTAIALAIETYKSFYPMMLLVPALLYFTEVNTTKNRTSRWYPIPVVLATISLFASVLMGLLYASYCVCGSWSFIPSTYGFIWSVPDLTPNIGLFWYFFTEVFEHFRTFFLWTFQLNAFVYVLPLAICLRKDPILLFLVVLALIAVFKSYPSIGDVALYTSLLPLWKHVFPHMKQYFLIGCIFIACTALAPILWHLWIYANSANANFYFGTTLAFNTGQIFLITDLLFAHMKRRYYIENGGPKELEAKELRLELH; encoded by the exons ATGCTTTCCTCACAAATATTCCTCTCACCTGATTCTGTCAACAACATGGCCGGTACCCTGTGGATTGTTTTCATTGGCTTTATTGTGCGCTTCTGCTTAATGTTCACATCAATACGAAAGCTAGTAGCAGAGAGAATAGAGGTGTCAACTCCGTTAAATGCATGGCGAAGAG TCACCGAAGGCGTTTATCTGCAAAGAATTCATACTTCCCCGTATGATGGTGATGTATTTCACGAG TCTTCTTTTCAGCCTCCGCTTCTGCTGTGGTTGTACAATGGTTTGGGTTTGACAGCTGCTTCAGCCGAAACTACCTTACTACCGTTTTACTTCTCC GTATGTGATGTGCTCACTGCAGTGTTACTTGGAGTTGCTGCAAAGAAAAGTATGGAACATATG GTGGAGCAAGAAAGAAGACTTGTAAAAGTAGAATCTGCGAAAGACCTTTTCCTGACGTCCAGTGCAGTTATTGATGTTCCCCAGCTGGTGATGACTGT GTACCTGCTCTCACCGTACAGTATTGTAAATTGTGTAGGCATGGCAACGACAGTTTTTTCAAACTTGCTCATTGCACTTTCTTTTGCTTGCACAGTATATG GTCATTGGGTTCCGACAGCAATCGCACTTGCTATTGAAACATACAAGTCATTTTACCCTATGATGCTTCTTGTGCCAGCACTGCTATATTTCACTGAG GTGAATACAACTAAAAATCGCACCTCACGATGGTACCCTATACCAGTTGTTTTGGCAACTATCTCTTTATTTGCATCAGTGTTGATGGGCTTGCTGTATGCTTCTTACTGTGTCTGTGGGTCATGGAGTTTCATCCCATCTACATATGGTTTCAT ATGGTCTGTGCCCGACCTAACACCAAACATTGGTCTCTTCTGGTACTTCTTCACTGAAGTGTTTGAACACTTCCGAACATTTTTCTTGTGGACGTTCCAGCTGAATGCTTTTGTATATGTACTGCCACTGGCAATATGCCTAAG GAAAGATCCTATTCTGTTGTTCTTGGTCGTGCTGGCACTTATTGCAGTGTTCAAGTCCTATCCCAGTATTGGAGATGTGGCACTGTACACTTCTTTGCTCCCTCTGTGGAAGCATGTGTTTCCAC ATATGAAGCAATACTTTCTCATTGGCTGCATCTTCATTGCTTGTACTGCCCTAGCTCCAATCCTGTGGCACTTGTGGATCTATGCTAACAGTGCCAACGCAAATTTTTATTTCGGCACTACCCTAGCATTTAATACTGGTCAG ATATTCCTTATTACGGATTTGCTATTTGCTCACATGAAGAGGAGGTACTACATCGAGAATGGGGGTCCCAAAGAACTTGAAGCAAAGGAGTTGAGATTGGAACTCCACTGA